In Chryseobacterium turcicum, a single window of DNA contains:
- a CDS encoding FAD-binding oxidoreductase, which produces MKPNFIQKVTNWGNFPIVEKEMKSEDSFRKIKEFVQNHNEVIARGNGRCYGDASLGESIFSTKKLNKFISFDRLNGIIECESGVLLSDVLEISVPQGYFLYVTPGTKMISVGGAIASDVHGKNHHSEGCFSEYVLDFKLMTENGDIITCSKEENSEKFYATIGGMGLTGIILSARFKLKNIETAYIRQESIKAENLDEIFTLFEESESWTYTVAWIDCLQKGNNIGRSILMRGEHAFAHELPQKFSKKPLRLKKKFSPTVPFYFPGFVLNTLTVKLFNLLYYKKQAKKELKNIIDYETYFYPLDAISDWNKIYGKSGFIQYQMVIPKENGKEGMKKILETIANSGNGSFLAVLKLFGKNNPEAYNSFPIEGYTLALDFKVNSKLKKLVGQLDQIVQDFGGRIYLTKDSMSKSSLTDYLKNVESSKFVSLQHKRILNNK; this is translated from the coding sequence ATGAAGCCAAATTTCATACAAAAAGTTACAAACTGGGGTAATTTCCCCATTGTAGAAAAAGAAATGAAGTCTGAAGATAGCTTCAGAAAGATAAAAGAGTTTGTACAGAATCATAACGAGGTGATTGCAAGAGGAAACGGAAGATGTTATGGCGATGCTTCTTTGGGAGAAAGTATTTTTTCTACTAAAAAACTAAATAAATTTATCAGTTTCGACCGATTAAACGGAATTATAGAATGCGAATCGGGTGTTTTGTTGTCTGATGTTTTAGAAATATCAGTTCCACAGGGATATTTTCTTTACGTAACTCCCGGTACAAAAATGATTTCTGTAGGTGGAGCAATTGCTTCAGATGTACACGGAAAAAATCATCATTCGGAAGGTTGTTTTTCAGAATATGTACTGGATTTTAAATTAATGACAGAGAATGGGGATATCATTACCTGTTCAAAAGAAGAAAATTCCGAAAAATTCTATGCAACAATCGGTGGAATGGGACTTACAGGAATTATTCTTTCCGCTCGATTTAAACTTAAAAATATCGAAACCGCCTACATTCGTCAGGAAAGTATTAAAGCTGAAAACTTAGACGAAATATTCACATTATTTGAAGAAAGCGAAAGCTGGACTTATACTGTAGCGTGGATTGACTGTCTGCAAAAAGGAAATAATATAGGAAGAAGTATTTTGATGAGAGGTGAGCATGCTTTTGCGCACGAGCTTCCTCAGAAATTCTCAAAAAAACCACTGAGATTAAAGAAAAAGTTTTCTCCTACTGTTCCGTTTTATTTCCCAGGATTTGTATTGAATACTCTTACTGTAAAGCTTTTTAATCTTTTATATTATAAAAAACAGGCAAAAAAAGAGCTTAAAAATATTATTGATTACGAAACGTATTTCTATCCATTAGATGCGATTAGTGACTGGAATAAAATTTACGGTAAATCAGGTTTCATCCAATATCAAATGGTGATTCCGAAAGAAAATGGCAAAGAAGGAATGAAAAAAATTCTTGAAACCATTGCCAACAGTGGGAACGGTTCTTTTCTAGCTGTTTTAAAATTGTTCGGAAAAAATAATCCTGAAGCCTATAATTCTTTTCCCATTGAAGGCTATACTTTAGCGCTAGATTTTAAAGTAAATTCTAAGCTTAAAAAATTGGTCGGTCAATTAGATCAAATTGTGCAAGATTTTGGCGGGAGAATTTATCTTACCAAAGACAGTATGAGCAAGTCTTCGCTGACCGATTATCTTAAAAATGTAGAAAGCTCAAAATTTGTGTCTTTACAGCACAAAAGAATCTTAAATAATAAGTAA
- a CDS encoding SDR family NAD(P)-dependent oxidoreductase: MIVLGSTSEVAQAFVEKALQEGEKYEKIYLFTSNKEATERFAKHIDVKFLQQSEIVELDLTKDINYFEFDHINSNVLFCATGYLGESTEDALYDNKNTERIIDINYSKLVPVMNYFAQKFESKRSGTIIGLSSVAGDRGRQSNFIYGSAKAAFTAYLSGLRNYLFDKKIHVLTVKPGFMATKMTEGLPLNPKLTATPKQAADCIYKAFKKQKNVAYVLPIWGVIMLIIRNIPEFIFKKLKL; this comes from the coding sequence ATGATAGTTCTCGGAAGTACATCTGAAGTAGCGCAGGCTTTTGTGGAAAAAGCTTTGCAGGAAGGCGAAAAATATGAAAAAATCTATCTTTTTACCTCAAACAAAGAAGCAACGGAACGTTTTGCAAAGCATATCGATGTGAAATTTTTGCAGCAATCTGAAATTGTTGAGCTCGATTTGACCAAAGATATCAACTATTTTGAATTTGACCATATCAATTCAAATGTCTTGTTTTGTGCAACAGGTTATCTGGGTGAAAGCACTGAAGATGCCTTGTATGACAATAAAAATACAGAGCGAATTATTGACATCAATTATTCAAAATTAGTTCCTGTGATGAATTATTTTGCGCAAAAATTTGAAAGCAAAAGGTCAGGAACAATTATCGGTTTATCATCAGTTGCAGGAGATAGAGGAAGACAGAGTAATTTTATTTATGGAAGCGCAAAAGCAGCATTTACAGCCTATTTAAGCGGACTTCGTAATTATCTTTTTGATAAAAAAATACATGTTTTAACCGTGAAACCTGGTTTTATGGCAACAAAAATGACGGAAGGTTTGCCTTTAAACCCAAAATTAACAGCAACACCAAAACAGGCGGCTGATTGTATTTATAAGGCATTCAAAAAGCAAAAGAATGTCGCATACGTTTTACCAATTTGGGGCGTTATTATGTTAATCATCAGAAATATTCCTGAGTTTATATTTAAAAAATTAAAGCTTTAA
- a CDS encoding HAD family hydrolase — MKKLYCFDFDGTITYKDTMFMYLKFYNPSKFRVQFLKHIPLFILLKLKLAETEKVKKSFIGSVLKGQLQSKIEEKSKQFFEEHYPKIVRENALDFIKNIDRQNTRSLMVTASLDIWTKPFADKLQMNLISTKAEFKNGVFTGNFIGKNCNGEEKLERIKKEISDDKYDKIIAFGDTSGDKPMLKWANEGHYQFFH, encoded by the coding sequence ATGAAAAAACTGTATTGTTTTGATTTTGACGGAACTATCACTTATAAAGATACCATGTTTATGTATCTTAAATTTTACAATCCATCCAAATTTCGGGTTCAATTTTTGAAACATATTCCTCTTTTTATTTTATTGAAACTAAAATTGGCAGAAACTGAAAAAGTAAAGAAAAGTTTTATTGGTTCTGTGTTGAAAGGTCAGCTTCAGTCTAAAATTGAAGAAAAGTCTAAACAGTTTTTTGAGGAACATTATCCTAAAATCGTAAGAGAGAATGCTTTAGATTTTATAAAAAATATAGATAGACAAAATACACGCAGTCTTATGGTGACCGCATCTCTTGATATCTGGACTAAACCTTTTGCCGACAAATTACAGATGAATCTTATTTCTACAAAGGCTGAGTTCAAAAATGGGGTTTTTACAGGTAACTTTATAGGTAAAAACTGCAACGGAGAAGAGAAATTGGAGCGCATAAAAAAAGAAATTTCAGACGATAAGTATGATAAAATCATAGCGTTCGGAGATACTTCCGGAGATAAGCCAATGCTGAAATGGGCAAATGAGGGTCATTACCAATTTTTTCATTAA
- a CDS encoding cysteine desulfurase family protein: MNKIYLDNAATTPLSEEVIDAMVETMKINFGNPSSTHSFGQDAKILIENVRRQVADYLHVTPAEIIFTSCGTESNNMIIKSSVEHLGIERIISSPMEHKCVSESILDMKNRKGVEVAYIRPNEKGDIDLAKLEELLKGSDKKTLVSLMHANNEIGNIVDIKKIAQLCKDNNALFHSDTVQTMAHMNLDFSDIPVDFASCSAHKFHGPKGIGFAFIRKASGLKGIITGGPQERSLRAGTENVAGIAGLGKALELSLNNMEAYTQHMQDIKQYTIDRVSAEISGIKFNGRSSEADNSLYTVVSLLLPYKNPLIGLQLDMKGVAVSQGSACSSGASKPSMVMMMVLSEDEMDNCTPLRVSFSHMTTKEDIDVFVSALKEISKDFVIENTNVEHR, from the coding sequence ATGAATAAAATATATTTAGATAACGCTGCTACAACACCTCTTTCAGAAGAAGTAATCGATGCAATGGTTGAAACGATGAAAATAAATTTCGGTAACCCTTCTTCTACCCATAGTTTTGGTCAGGATGCAAAAATCCTTATAGAAAATGTAAGAAGGCAGGTTGCAGATTATCTACATGTAACTCCGGCTGAAATTATTTTCACCTCTTGTGGTACAGAATCTAATAATATGATTATCAAATCGAGTGTTGAGCATCTTGGTATTGAGAGAATCATAAGCTCTCCTATGGAACATAAATGTGTTTCTGAGAGTATTCTGGATATGAAAAACAGAAAAGGAGTTGAGGTTGCTTACATTCGTCCTAACGAAAAAGGTGATATTGATTTAGCTAAATTAGAAGAATTACTTAAAGGTTCAGATAAAAAAACATTGGTAAGCTTGATGCATGCCAATAACGAAATCGGAAATATTGTTGACATCAAAAAAATTGCACAGTTGTGTAAAGATAACAATGCGCTTTTCCATTCGGATACCGTTCAGACGATGGCGCACATGAATCTAGATTTTTCAGATATTCCTGTTGATTTCGCATCTTGCAGTGCTCATAAATTTCACGGTCCTAAAGGGATTGGTTTTGCGTTTATCAGAAAAGCAAGTGGCTTAAAAGGTATTATTACAGGCGGTCCTCAAGAAAGAAGCTTGAGAGCAGGTACAGAAAATGTTGCCGGTATCGCAGGTTTAGGCAAAGCTTTGGAACTTTCATTAAATAATATGGAAGCTTACACGCAGCATATGCAGGATATTAAACAATATACCATTGACAGAGTGTCTGCAGAAATTTCAGGGATAAAATTTAACGGGAGAAGCTCGGAAGCTGATAACAGTTTATACACTGTGGTAAGCCTTTTACTACCTTACAAAAATCCTTTAATCGGATTACAGTTAGATATGAAAGGGGTTGCCGTTTCTCAAGGAAGTGCATGCTCTTCAGGAGCGTCAAAACCTTCTATGGTAATGATGATGGTGCTTTCTGAAGATGAGATGGATAATTGCACTCCTTTGCGCGTTTCTTTCAGCCATATGACGACAAAAGAAGATATCGATGTTTTCGTAAGTGCTTTGAAAGAAATCTCTAAAGATTTCGTTATAGAAAATACAAATGTTGAGCATAGATAG
- the trxA gene encoding thioredoxin, which produces MALEITDSSFQETVLKSDKPVLVDFWAVWCGPCRTLGPIIEEVAADFEGKAVVGKVDVDNNQEISMQYGIRNIPTVLIFKNGEVVDKLVGVTPKEVIAEKLSAHL; this is translated from the coding sequence ATGGCTTTAGAAATTACGGACAGCTCGTTTCAAGAAACGGTTTTAAAATCAGACAAACCGGTATTGGTTGACTTTTGGGCAGTATGGTGTGGACCTTGCAGAACTTTAGGACCAATCATCGAAGAAGTAGCAGCAGATTTTGAAGGAAAGGCTGTAGTAGGAAAAGTAGATGTAGACAACAATCAGGAAATTTCTATGCAATACGGAATCAGAAATATCCCTACAGTTCTTATTTTCAAGAACGGTGAGGTAGTAGATAAATTGGTTGGAGTAACTCCAAAAGAAGTAATCGCTGAGAAATTAAGCGCACACTTATAA
- a CDS encoding M15 family metallopeptidase — translation MDKVTLQRIEKLHPFVREEMKQIIKECDEALTGKAKIRITQGLRSFEEQEKIYAIGRITSGKKVTNAKAGQSIHNYGLAVDMCLIIDGKAASWDTAKDWDNDGVADWYECVKIFARHGWDWGGNWKTFKDLPHFEKKKIPTKKGMVKSSWRTLIKLKMDKDGYVLF, via the coding sequence ATGGACAAAGTAACACTACAAAGAATTGAAAAACTGCATCCTTTTGTAAGAGAGGAAATGAAACAAATTATTAAAGAATGTGATGAAGCATTAACAGGAAAAGCAAAAATCAGAATTACCCAAGGGCTTAGAAGTTTTGAAGAACAGGAAAAAATATATGCAATAGGAAGAATTACTTCCGGAAAAAAAGTGACCAATGCAAAGGCCGGACAAAGTATTCACAATTATGGATTGGCCGTTGACATGTGTTTAATTATTGACGGAAAAGCGGCAAGCTGGGATACTGCAAAAGATTGGGATAATGATGGTGTTGCAGATTGGTATGAGTGCGTAAAGATTTTTGCCAGACATGGTTGGGATTGGGGAGGAAACTGGAAAACTTTTAAAGATCTTCCACACTTTGAAAAAAAGAAGATTCCAACAAAAAAAGGAATGGTAAAATCGAGTTGGAGGACTCTTATAAAGTTGAAAATGGATAAAGATGGATATGTCTTATTTTAA